In one Musa acuminata AAA Group cultivar baxijiao chromosome BXJ2-5, Cavendish_Baxijiao_AAA, whole genome shotgun sequence genomic region, the following are encoded:
- the LOC103985267 gene encoding transcription factor ILI3-like: MSGRGRRITDEEINELVSKLQSLLPESRRRNIGRASASKLLKETCSYIKSLHREVDGLSDRLSGLMATMDSDSPQADIIRSLLRS, translated from the exons ATGTCAGGCAGAGGTAGGAGGATAACAGATGAGGAGATCAATGAGCTAGTCTCTAAGCTTCAGTCACTGCTCCCCGAGTCCCGCCGCAGGAACATAGGCAGA GCATCTGCATCGAAGCTACTGAAGGAGACATGCAGCTACATCAAGAGCTTGCACCGAGAGGTGGACGGTCTGAGCGACCGGCTTTCCGGCCTAATGGCGACGATGGACAGCGACAGCCCTCAGGCCGATATCATTCGGAGCCTCCTCAGGTCCTAG